The DNA window TATATGACTTATTACAAAGTTTAAATTAAAAGGgagtcataaaaaaaataaaaaaataaaaagggactttgaatctttaatttaagactcCAATTTAGAagtgactatatatatattaatattaatgcCACTCTCCTCCTCCCTCCTTGAAATCTATTACTCCCTCGTAACCTGCGTCCTAattttaagtgtcttaatttgattaggcacaaaattttaaaaatatagagAGACTTTTAAATGTTGTGATCCTAAATTAACTatgtgtataatgtactaaaatgttattttaatattatatttttaaatttatgatgtgaatgtttgaattgtcaacttactaaatatataaaaatgctATAatgacaaacaaaaaaaaaaaaaaaaaaaaaaaaagtaagacattTAAATTAAGACGGGGAGTAACAATAATTATCCACTTTGAAATCTtgaaataataacaataactttACCAGTTTTTACAACAATTTGATAGTTATTGTTGATGTTCCAATGTAACAAAATTTGATAGTTTTTGTAAGGACTTCAGAATTTGTTGCAGTAACTTTGAAATTATTAAAGTTTTGTTttcgaaattttaaaaatccatATATATTCACTTTACATATTCAAAGTTTAAATTGTAATTCCCTCTCATCTctccttcttcatctttttctcttcttctttcgaAACTGGTATGAAATTGAAGTAAAAGCGTTCAATTTTGTAGACGTACGGTATCAACACTAAAAACATGAAGTCAGAATAGAAAAAGACATACTAGGTGAAGTTGGCTCAACATGAAAAAGGGAATGATTGGAGCCTCGCGTTGATAGCATGTTCTGAAAAAATGCTATAATGATAAACCAAGCAACAAGAATATTGCTATTGGAGATTACAAGAATAGAAAGACAGAATTATATTTTACATtgtcttttaattttatttttcataagaATATGACATCCTATTTAGAGAATACAAAGTGTTTTCCTAAATTATCGGAATTAATAAGTTTATGTAATTGAATACAACAATTACCAAAAAGGTTACTGAAGAGACATCCACATTCATTGGATTTATAACTAGTTGATAATTCATATTGccatgacattattcttcctcAGAAACGAACCCATCTCAAGTTCAAGTTGCTGATGTTATGTGCCCCCAAACTTATCAAATTGCTGATGTTATGTGCCCCCAATCTTATCAAGTTGCATGTCTAGAGCATCTCTCATCCAAGGTCACAGGGTGATATCAGAGGACAGTGATGAAAACATTTTATCCATGTAATCCCGCAATTAACTCTGATGACTATTTCCTGTAGACAGCCCATCCCAGAAACAATTAACAAAAATCTTTTGATGCTGCATGTTTCTTTTCAAACAGTAATGCATAATTGCATAGGACAAGTCAGTCAATACATgcattggaaaagaaaaagaaaaaaagttctGTTACTTAAAACCTAAAGCAAGGGAAGTTGATGCATTGTCAtcattacttttcttttttacgggaaaaagaaaaaaaaaaaggcaaaagcTTTAATATTACATTGAAATGACAGAATGTCCAAGTAGCCAATTTCAGCAAGGATACGGGGAGGCAACAATTCTTGGTGATTTTCCTAGCCCCAAGGTATATTATCTAATTTTATGATCAACTATGATGCCATAAAAGAACATGCACaaagggtctttcggaaacagcctccctacctctCAAGgtggggtaaggtctgcgtacactttaccctcctcagaccccacattgtgggatttcaccgggtatgttgttgttgttgttgtaatccaCAATAGTCTCAGTGTCGCATGGTGGACACCCCACTTCAAGACAACATGCAGTGTGAGTACGATGGGCTGAAAATACTATTAAGTTTCAAGTAAGCGAGCAGACCAGAAGGCCTGGcttaaatttcaaataacaaGCAAGCTTTACTAACCTGCTACTCTTTTTTGAAGGAACAACTAGTCCCCTTTTCTCCAGGCTTTTAAACCAATCTCTTGCAAGGGTGCAACACCCCTGTTCGGAATAGAAAGCAAATCACATAAGAGAAACGACcttgaaaattgaaataaatgCGACAAGAACCAATTTGGACGAATTCGAAATTAGGAACCAACCTTCAGTTTACGGAGGGAACCAGTAATCTCTTCAGACAGTAAGACCTGAACAGGAGCAGGCTCGAACCTGAAATGAAAGATGCCATTTATCTTTTTGTCAACATCAAAAGTTATTGTAGAAGATAAAGCAAAAGCACAAGAAAAATGACTATCATTGCTCAGATCAGGCAATCAGCATTCTTTCAAACCCCAATCTGGAAGTTGAAACATTTTTATTTGAAACCTGATGTTCTATAAAGTCATTTTTTTCTAGTTAAGCCTCAATTCAAAATGAAAAAGCACATACTTGCGCTTCCCCAAACGTGGTGGACAagattttagtttttctttcttaGCAGTAACACGACACAGATGTCTTTTctgtttttcttcttcctctttctccatttcttGAATTATATCCGGTAAGCTGTAGGCACAGAAACAGATCAGAATCCATAAGAAAGGCAAATTCTATTTCACCAGAAAATGATTTGCCTGATATTCTAAGTAAATCGCAAACCTGTCAATCTCTTTGGAGAGCTGCTTTGCTTTTGTGGCTTCAATTTCTGCTTTCAATTATTCTTTGCGCCTAGCCCGTCGATTCTTATCAACTTGTGACAGCATTTTGGGATTTCGCGATCTGTATATAGTTTAAATTGATAATGTGTAATTTCATTTATTAAACGAAGGTAAGACCTGACTACTTGCAATAATGCAGTAAACGTAACATGGATTGCCAAGGAAGCTAAACTTAGTGCACAGCAAATTGTCAGAACATGTAACTGACTTACACAAAAGAAGATCTTGAACATTGATCACTCTACAACTGATCATCATTAGGAGATCAGGATCATTACCACCAAAAGAAACAGATACGGATGGCAACAACTTCCCTAGTATCTATCACGCTTACCCAGACACAGTTTCACAATTTAACTCAGCTAGATTAAGGATCAAACCACTTCACATTATTAATATGATTATACATGTAGTTGATTTTAACTGAACATAAGCAACCAAATGTTAGTGATAGACAATGCACTCATTCAGCATCTTCAACCAAAAATAGAAGGATGTTCCATTCGGGCACATAAGAGTCCATCACAGGGTTTACTCATAAACTAAATACAAAGGAAAGAATTTCCAAAGGGGAAAGACTCTTGAGCAACTCCATCCTTCGCCTTAAGTTATTGGGTTAAATGAAAAACTTTTACATGATATCATAAACTTTTGACAAATCCATTTCTTCACCCGTAATTCTGACCTTCTGTCGCCTATGAAACCTCCAACCAAATTAAATGAGTGGGACACCGTTAGAGATATACAGTGTCTCATATTGTGTGCTCAAAAAGTTTCCCCAGTTTCTATAATTGAACTAAAAATTCTTGAATTCGATGCTCAAATTctaaaataccccaacaaaaactGAATCAATCATTTTCTAGTTCCAGATTTCCAGCACCATTTAACCATTCACAATTTACTATATGTCACCTCCAGAAAAAAACTAATGCAAGCTTCCATGTAAGCTACAAATattggaaaaaataaagttCCAAATATTGGAAATAAGAACTTCTCCACTAGCTCAAGTTCCACCCCACAAAAACTGAATCCATTTTTTTACCTAGTTGCTGTATTGCTCATTTATAAAAATAAGGCGAATTTCTGCATTAGCTTCAAAtgttggaagaaaaaaaaaaaaaaaaaagctactaATACTAGAAATAAGAACTCCCTACCAGCACCAAAAAAGTAAACCAAACAGAATAGGGCAAAAGAGGGTTCAAATAAAGGGAGCACGAGGTCTTAGACCATCAGTGATTGAGGTAGATATATTGCATTTGACCTCATAAACATCCATCAGCTTATAACTTTGTTAAAACTATTAAACAGGCAAAGCCACATAAATAAAAGAACCTGCATTTCTAGTGATCATGATAAGGAATTGAAAATAGAAAGACAATTGTGAGCCACTATAAAAACGAGGACACGTCAACTCATGTTATCCTTGTAAAGTTAATAGTCAAAAGGTTAGGACTTAAAGCTAATTGGGTGTAACCAGTGTCCATAGattgaaatttaattaattttactgTCAGCATAATTAATCCTGTAGATTAAACGCATCTAATTGTCACATGTTTTATTTCTCTGAAGCCAAAAGCCTAAAGATTGTCAAAGAAACCCCTACTTACTATTTTAAGGGGAATCCACGAATATGAATATACACAGGTGAGTAAATTACATAGCTCAAAGTTTGATGGCTGGATTTTTAAGTAATATAGTTTTAAATACTCTTGAATACTGAGCTAGCAAAGAATAAAACACATTTCAATAGGTAAATTTATCACAACAGACAAGCAACAAATAGAAGCTTACCTTTTCTCCAGATCTGTGTTTTCGTCTTCCAGTAGATTTTCATTCTCCACGTCACTCCCAATTTCCGCTTCAAGGAAATACATCTGAGGCAAATGAAACTTCAGTTCATACGTACACCGAGTATAAGAAAACATAGCCCATAAAGCTTATGCAAGGGCCACGGTCAAGGTACTAACAAGACAGTAACAGCTTAAACTTCCATCATCTTCATTAACTGCTTCTCCAGGAACAACCAATGGAATAGGCTCCGGCCCCAATTCATTTCTATAAATTTTCTGCATTTCATCTGCAACAGCACAAGCTAATGCATCCTGAATTGATAAGATACAGACTGAGTTATTAATTGCAGAGACTAGGAGCTCGGTAATAGCAAATTATGACATAGACACAAATTTTACCTGATGACTTTCCAATGGCGGATTGAATGAGCATCCTGGAGGCTCAACTTCCACGGCAGGTATAACAGTAGTCTTCGGCTTCTGTCACAGGCAATGCATATTAAATTGATTACATATACCTATGCAAATTtgtcttttccctttttgaaaAGTACACTGATGCAAAATTGTTCTAGGAAGTCATAAGTTTAATGAGATGCTGAAGAAATGGatcgaggaagaagaagatATGGAGGTACAAACAATATGCACCAAGAGGTCGTTTGGTTTAGGGACAACTTATGCAGAGATTGTATCTTAGGAATAGCAATACAAGGATTGTCATGCAGGGATTAATAAAGCATGAATTATATTGTAGGATTAAATGTGTTTTgtttaattttagaaaatggCTTACTACATGACAGTTATTTTGGTCATTTTAGTTGTTTTAATCCTGATATTATAACATCTTAGTTATGCAACCAAAACAAGCTTGTGTCACCACCCAACCTACCCCAGCCGCTGAAAGTACAGTAAACCAaatccctaaaatgcaaccccAATCCAAACATGCATCACATATTTGATCAAGATCTTTAGACAGCCTAGAGCATCAATGATGCTGAAAGGAATGATTTCAAACTGCCAAATTGAGGAATAAGCAAAATGGAAAACAATCCAACTTAGATTTTCTTCTTGGATGCCTGTTATCTTTTTTTATGAAACCTTGTATTTGTTACAGATCATTGTATCTGCATAATCTAATTTGTCAAATGAAGTGTTGAAAATGTGTTAAAGGAATGGGAAACTAACtgaatcaatcaatcaatcaactatgcATCAATCAAGAACATAGTTAGAAAAAGGGAGGCTGCATTAATAAGACCTATAGCAGATATTGCATCACAATTAATAAGGACAAAATTCAGCTGATTTTTCAAATATGTTTTTCATGTATAAGGGCCCCAAAATTAAATGCACATGGCCACTAAATTCTATGAAATTGACTCTTTTCATATGATAAAAGAGTCTTGACAGTTTTGATAGGATCCCCTACTCATTTAACTTCTTAAGTAGTTGAGTTACTCTGTCTATCTCCGGCAATCCCTTCAAAATAATGATGCTCCAGAAGTCTCTGTTGCTCCTGCGAGCGTATTGTGGAATTAGGATCTACTGCTTGCTGAAACACTTGCTTCTAGGGAAATATGTCCAAGCCAAGAATCTAGATGGAGATTTCATTCTTCTGCAATTCCACACATTAAAACTAACAGAAGCATAGAATGAGTAATAAAAGAATACCTGTGCGTTAGCATTTGCTATCCTTTCGAAGAAGTTAAGTGTCTGTCTATTTAAATCTTTGAATTTCACAACTTTTGTAATGCTTTATCAAACCTTATTGTgcataattacaataaatacaaaaatcaggAGGATTTGTCAGATCCACAAAGCAAGAGCCAACTCAAATGAGTCAGCCAAAAGCCACTAACTAAGAAGTTGTAATGCATCGTCTATGACCTATATTGCACCATTGACCTTTGCTTTCAAGCTAAAAAACATTTATTGTCGCTCAGTAACTAGTTCTACTGCAAATTATGCCATAACTAGTTCTACTGCAAACTATGTCATGTTATACAAGCAAAGACTCAAGACAACTCTTTCTGTTTCAAGCCAAAAGAATTACCTCGTAATGCTTTGTATTGCTTGGACCTGCTAAATAAAACTTCATTTGTCTACACTGCATCCTCATTAATTAAACATCCAATCCATTGCACTTCATGCTGGTTCAACACATGATTAGACTGGGAATAATTCTTATGTAGATAGCTATAAGGCCAAAGAGATTGTGCCCAACATAGTTTACTCACTAGTGAATGCATTGGATTTGTCCATATTATTGCACTGTTTTTGTCAGAGTAACCTCTCATATGGTCAGCATGTCAATACAAAATCAACATAAAGAAGTAGTGTAGATAtgacaaccaaaattcacataaTCCTTTTTTACCTGTTACATAAGTTCTTTTTAATGACAACGGTGGCATCCGGATCAACTTGCATGCACCACAATTATGCCACCGGCTACTGACTATCTTCCACTAGCACAAGTACCAATTCTATCCATCAAGGCTTAGGCAAATGGGAAGCAATTACTTGACACTTTTTGCCTCATCTCCATGGTGATACAGAAGTACTTCGACCACTTAAAATATCCAATATAAAGTTGGTTACTGTGGCCACTGAAAAGTCATGTGCATAACAAAATTTACTGATTAAGTTGTTTTTCAGATTGAAATATGCTTTACTTTCAAAGCACAGGAAGGAAAGTTCAAGTAAAAGCCAGCATACTATCACACCATTATCTAATAATTGTATGAACAAGGAGCTGCAGAAACCTGAACCTCCGTGACCCTAGTGAAGACCTGCAACTGTTATAAAAATGCAAGTCCCCCACGCAAATACGTAAATATTAACACATGCCGCAACAAATGATGACCCTCATGcatttcatttttcctttaagGGCAAAAAAGAACTCCCACCAAGTGAACCTCTCCTTGTGATCGCGATGAGGTAGATACCTCTTAGTAGTTTGGGGGATCTGTAGTTATCCTTAAACTTCCATGCTTGGTGCAAAGAAACAAACAAATGCATGCTTGCTTGCTATCCTAAACTGTCAAGAACTGCAGTTGCTAGTTCATTTCGTATACAACTAGCACTAGTCAATATCTAACCGCGAACCAGCTAAGTTGATTGGAGCAAGATCTTAAGGGACCAAACTGCTCCATTTTCAAAGACAAGTGATGAAAGATGAGAATCTACTTCCTCTAATCCTGTTGAAAAAGAAGTGAACATTTTGCTAACTAACTAAACTTTGTATTAGTTTTTCTTCAAAGGCACCATCTGCTCTCACCCGTCTTCCTTTAACTACTAAAATATTTTAGTTCCCTAAACTTTGAAAGTGAAAAGAGCACGACTAGGCTCTAGTCATGCAGCCTGTGTTACGAGCTAATGAGACCTCAATCCCAAAGCCTTTAAAGTATCTTTTTGATAGGTGCCTCTATTTTTACGGGGAATTTACTGTTGATAGATCTCGCTAGTGCTTCCTCCTTCTCCCACAACCTTCTCACTCGCAGGAGTATACAATGACTATGCCGGAGCGTGAGTGCCGGATCATGAGACTACCTGCTGAACATCAGATCAAAAGCTTCATGGATAATTAGTGGTCTCCTCCATGACCTTTTGCATCTAAAGCGTCCTTCTCAACGCCAGATAATCCAATTAGGGAAAGCACAGAGGTAAGTATGGCAGGAGCAGTAATCTAATAGTCGTGACTCCAGCAAAGATGATGACGTTAGCAAATTATATTTCCTTACCAAGATTGAATGAAACTATTACTAAGTAAACATAGATGCTTCCAAAATTCTTTGACGCATAAAGGCAGCAAAAAAAGGTCTTATCTAATAAGAAGAAATCCATATACAAAATTAACATGTTGCTTCTAGCCCTTCAGTAGAAACAAAAGTAGTCCCACAATGAGGCGTTTCACCGATTCCTGAATAGTGGCAGCATGTAAAGCAATACTTTTGATGATTCATCTCAAGATTTACCATATTTCTCCACATACCCCTGGAATCACAAATTAACCAATTGTCAAGTTCAGGGAAGAAAGAGCCTCAACCAGAGTCAGCAAGTACTGTCTCAGAGGGTTGACTCACCTCAATGAGCTTAGCTACTTTTGACTTAGATACAGATAGATACTGATTGATGGATTCAGTCGTATCAGGAATTTGATCGGGTGTCAATGAGTTAATGATCTTATCTACTGCTTTCTTAACAATCATCTTGTATGCATCCTTCATCAAGCGACCTTCATGCCAAGTTGGCTTAAGCAATTCTTTAACGAAATCAACAAGAGCAGCACGAAAATGCTTCATAACTCCTGACTCATAGTTCACAGATCCATCTCTCCTAAAGTCGGTATCAATTTCACAGTTGGGTCGGAGCTTCTCAACTTCTGGTTGTTTCCTTTTTTGGCCTCCGGGATTAACTAATCTTGAGtgcttttcttcttttgaagAGGGATTCACATTTTCTTGATGGGCCACAGCTCTATCAGCCGTTTTTCTTTCACTAGCAGACAAATCTTTCTCGGCTGTGCTGGTTTGCTCGATGCTATCACAAATCGGATCATAAAGACTTTCTGGAGGGGGAATAATTTGACTAAGAAAGGTTGATGGCCGAAAAGGCGCAGAAGGCTCCCAGTCATTAAAGTACACCTTGGTCTTATAACCGCATGAGTGTTCCATGTCCCCTGATAAACCAGTCCAAGAAAAAGGTTCAGTTCCACAACCAGGAAGTACTGAAGACTTGTTATGCAGAGAGATTGACCTAGACCGGCTAGGGTCTAAAAGCTTCTGATCACCAATGGGATCTAGGTTTGAAGAGGAAGAAGTAAGATAAGAAGGCCACCTATCCACAGAGCGATTCAAGAATGGCAAATGATGATAGTCGAGCATAAGCTGGGTCCTCTTATAACTCGTGTTATCCAAATTTGAGGCATAAGAGGGTACTTCAGTGTTCTGATACTTGTACGATGACAGTACTGAGCTACTTGGAAGCATTCCACTACAATAGCTATCTTTACTAAGAGAATCATCTTTCAGTAATGGTGATGAAGAGCTGCCATACCCAGCCAAGTATGATTTGGATCCAATGTCTCTAAACGGAATGTTTGACCGATCCTCATCTTTATGCATATGCAAATCATTGTCACTATTCAACCTTCGATTTTCTCCACATCGAACTTCATCTGATGCCAAATCAGAGAGACAATCCCGTGCTGGTCTCTCAGTGGTATCTTTTGAACCTATAACACCGAAGTTACTTTATCAGGAATCAGGATTAGTAGTGCAAGACTGGGCAATACTAAAGTTAAGGTTAACCAATTCCAATAAAACTAGTTTGATATTACCTTCACCATTTATGAGTTTGCTTTTCATCTTTGCAGCATCTAAACCACCATCCTTACTATGGCCAGTTACAGGATCCTTTCCGTGAAGGAACCTGCATGAGCTCCCATTGATGCACCAACCTCTAGAATAAAAGTCACATCTATCTGCTGGTATTTCATTTCCACCACTAGAATCAGCACCAGGGGGAAAACTTCTTTTCCTAGTCTCCTGAACATCCAACCTGGAAAAACCAGACCTTCAAGACTTGGTTCGACTTTAGATATAACCAAAACAAATTTCAACAAGGAGATATCCAAAAGCAGCGTAAGATCCAACTTCCAAGTATGATTAAAAATTTGAGCGAGGACCAGTATAACTAAACCTCGATGATGCTTGTTGTAAATCATGCGACACTTCTTGATGACCTCCTTCAGTGAATTCAGCACTTACATTTTGACCAAAAGGCTGGGTTTCATGGGTTATTGTTTCCGCACTGTAACATCTTCCAGCATGGAGATCAGAAAGTACGCCAGTTCTTTTTCCTGCAAGAACCCCAACAGGATCTCCGTGAATCTGTACAAGTCTTATAACATGAGATCAGAATGTTTCTCATTTAATTTAACAAGAATTCTCACCATCCAAACTTGAATAATTGTCTCCACTTCTTTCATCAGAATTATATATTCTGCTACTGTCATTACCCTCTTCAATCATAGGGGAATCAGGATTTGCCACAGGTTGTTTTGGAGTAGAAATTCCTGATCTTAAATGCTCTTCCACACCCATAGGCTCCAGAATGTGGGTTCCGTCTACAAGGAAGAAAGATCAGAGTAAGTCACAGACCAATACAACATCTTTGTGATGGATTCCCTGACAATTATTTATCCAAAAACTCTAAGCATGAAATGCTTGTCTGTCCGTAACAGATCTAATAAGGCACATGAAAACTTATTGCTAAATAATAAGGCCAGCACATGATGGTGATGAATACACCTTAAGGACATTCTATACTCCATATTTCCATAGGAATGGTAATGGGGTGGTGGGAGCGGATTTGAGAAGAGAAGCCTTCCTTCCTTGACCCACCATGTTATGTTAGATTTCTTCTCATTATTTATCTAGAAGGACAATTTTCCAAAATCCTCAAATCAAAGCAGTTATGATTAAAGCCACCAGCCACAATGAGATCTCCATGAATATGAAGAAGGTCGATTCCGCTTACCGATAACTACTTTGGTCTCTGAGCCATCTTTTCCTTTTAAGAAatagttatattttttttgaaaggaaCTCTAAGGAATAATTCTATTAGGCACCCAAGGGTGTGACCTAGtagtcaatgaagtgggttgagaaccatAAGGTCTTAGGTTCAAATCCCAACGGGggcaaaaacactaggtgatttattcttttttaatccAAGTCTTGGTGGGCAGAGTAACCCGAGAcctgtgctggtgggaggtagcaggtgCCTCGTGGAAATAGTCGAGGTGTGTGCGCAAGCTGGCCCGAATCACCATGGTTATAAGAAAAAGGAACAGTTCTATTAATGTGACTGAAATTTTCCGATGTACAAATGGTATGCAAAAGGTAAAGCACCTAAACATGTGGTTCTCTAGGGATACTAGGATAGCACCCACTCATCTATGCTCATCTAAAACATAATGGTGCAGAAGATGTTCTTTAGAAACTTAGAACAATCATTCATCTATACAAAACTATGTACTCCACCTCTTAAAACtctctcttatttctttctttcaaaacgTTCCACATAACAGCCAAGAGAGCTACATCATCATATGCTTTTCCTTCGTCTTCATCTGAAATCCGAACTGAACATCATATATCTCTAACAATAGTGGCATCACTCACATTACTTCGATCAAAACCAGCATTCCCCACCATAGCTAGTTTGTTACCTGTGGTGCACAATAGGTGATCCACATCTTCTTCCGGACACTTGCACATGTGACCAACTGGCATATGTGGTCTTTTTTCCCTGCTAACTTTGTATACCTCAGCAGTAAGCATTTAAGGTATGCTGGCCACCTCCAAAAATTACacatataagtaaaaataatgaCAGAATTCCTATGAGGTCAACTAACTGCACTTCATCTGCTATATTGCTCTTTAGACCAAAAACATAAAGAAATAATGATATTCCTTTGAATTTTTCATTTGAATTTTTCAATGAAATTCATTTTGCCTTCAAAAATCCTTTAATTTCTTTCCCTCTAGATGTTCCACAAAATGAAAGTTGCATAGTCCATTTCACCTTAGTCATACTAACGAATATAGCTCACACTTGTGTTGTAACTTTCCAATGTAGAGATAGATGGTTGTTGGTCTCTGGTGCCTCCTGACATAGTGAATATCTTGAAGCTATCATACTGCCCCTTTTCTGCAAAACTTCATGAGTCAAACTCTTCTGATCACAACCTTAGTTGGTGTCATGATCCTTCATATGGCTTTCCAAGGGCCTGTTGACCTTCCTATCAACTCAGATAAGCCCCATCTATACACCCTCTTCAATGGAAACACTCCATCCTTCTCACGTCTCCATGTAATTGTCAGGTTCCATAGTACCTTTAACGTCACCCACCTATGTCAGCAATTCTGTCTCTTCTTATTTCCCAATCATTCAACAGCCTTCTGAAAGTTAAATTCCAAATATATtgtcctcttcttttttt is part of the Lycium ferocissimum isolate CSIRO_LF1 unplaced genomic scaffold, AGI_CSIRO_Lferr_CH_V1 ctg535___fragment_2___debris, whole genome shotgun sequence genome and encodes:
- the LOC132044858 gene encoding LOW QUALITY PROTEIN: protein FRIGIDA-ESSENTIAL 1-like (The sequence of the model RefSeq protein was modified relative to this genomic sequence to represent the inferred CDS: substituted 1 base at 1 genomic stop codon) codes for the protein MGVEEHLRSGISTPKQPVANPDSPMIEEGNDSSRIYNSDERSGDNYSSLDGKRTGVLSDLHAGRCYSAETITHETQPFGQNVSAEFTEGGHQEVSHDLQQASSRLDVQETRKRSFPPGADSSGGNEIPADRCDFYSRGWCINGSSCRFLHGKDPVTGHSKDGGLDAAKMKSKLINGEGSKDTTERPARDCLSDLASDEVRCGENRRLNSDNDLHMHKDEDRSNIPFRDIGSKSYLAGYGSSSSPLLKDDSLSKDSYCSGMLPSSSVLSSYKYQNTEVPSYASNLDNTSYKRTQLMLDYHHLPFLNRSVDRWPSYLTSSSSNLDPIGDQKLLDPSRSRSISLHNKSSVLPGCGTEPFSWTGLSGDMEHSCGYKTKVYFNDWEPSAPFRPSTFLSQIIPPPESLYDPICDSIEQTSTAEKDLSASERKTADRAVAHQENVNPSSKEEKHSRLVNPGGQKRKQPEVEKLRPNCEIDTDFRRDGSVNYESGVMKHFRAALVDFVKELLKPTWHEGRLMKDAYKMIVKKAVDKIINSLTPDQIPDTTESINQYLSVSKSKVAKLIEGYVEKYGLEEVDSHLSSLVFENGAILIPQYARRSNRDFWSIIILKGLPEIDRKPKTTVIPAVEVEPPGCSFNPPLESHQDALACAVADEMQKIYRNELGPEPIPLVVPGEAVNEDDGSLSCYCLMYFLEAEIGSDVENENLLEDENTDLEKRSRNPKMLSQVDKNRRARRKEXLKAEIEATKAKQLSKEIDSLPDIIQEMEKEEEEKQKRHLCRVTAKKEKLKSCPPRLGKRKFEPAPVQVLLSEEITGSLRKLKGCCTLARDWFKSLEKRGLVVPSKKSSRLVKLA